A genomic stretch from Candidatus Hydrogenisulfobacillus filiaventi includes:
- a CDS encoding membrane protein of unknown function (Evidence 5 : Unknown function), with the protein MGMGTQQTGHRPAAWKLRVSAAGTILALLTVLVAWQVAPGRYLGQPLLPGWHGWTWKGGVTVAFLAAFWLSLRVPVREQPLWLRRLHRLVWWAMLGGMVTYLLPPLLR; encoded by the coding sequence GTGGGGATGGGGACGCAGCAGACCGGTCACCGGCCGGCGGCGTGGAAGCTGCGGGTGAGCGCGGCCGGGACCATCCTGGCCCTGCTGACGGTGCTGGTGGCGTGGCAGGTCGCGCCGGGCCGCTACCTGGGCCAGCCCCTGCTGCCGGGCTGGCACGGCTGGACCTGGAAGGGCGGGGTCACGGTCGCCTTCCTGGCCGCCTTCTGGCTGAGCCTCAGGGTGCCGGTGCGGGAACAGCCGCTCTGGCTGCGCCGGTTGCACCGCCTGGTGTGGTGGGCCATGCTGGGGGGGATGGTGACTTATCTGCTGCCCCCTCTGCTCCGATAG